From Desulfuromonas soudanensis, the proteins below share one genomic window:
- a CDS encoding VOC family protein yields MSLTLTLAVDDLERTAQFYREILGQELESFIPLPGHPPVLLLHRAEATILFRESAALEGLHPALFQNLERHPRGVGMMLELSTEDLGPTLRAIARFDLHVPYEIDDAQHRRREVWLHDPDGYLIVLSEDAGGAEAGKSSKF; encoded by the coding sequence ATGAGCCTGACCCTGACTCTTGCCGTCGACGATCTGGAGCGAACCGCCCAATTCTACCGCGAGATCCTCGGTCAGGAGTTGGAGTCCTTCATCCCCCTCCCCGGGCACCCGCCCGTCCTCCTGCTGCACCGCGCCGAGGCGACCATCCTCTTTCGGGAGTCCGCCGCCCTCGAAGGCCTGCACCCGGCCCTCTTCCAGAATCTCGAACGTCACCCCCGGGGAGTCGGCATGATGCTGGAACTCTCCACGGAAGATCTCGGCCCGACCCTGAGGGCCATCGCCCGATTCGACCTGCACGTCCCCTACGAAATCGACGACGCGCAACACCGCCGCCGGGAGGTCTGGCTCCACGATCCCGACGGCTATCTTATCGTTCTCAGCGAGGATGCAGGGGGCGCGGAGGCGGGTAAATCTTCAAAATTTTGA
- a CDS encoding methyl-accepting chemotaxis protein, giving the protein MKNMGITAKFVAIVSLVTLLLLGAIAAGVLVSATALQNRQTAAFTDILQGEQAQQEVLLRESLEKKGRLAAELMAQTAVGFIFNYDYDSLAQIAGNAQRDGDITSVVFFDRDGNPLTPQAEAAGGETLIRQQIVYRGADAEETLGEVAVSLDFTSVAEAKEKLASRIAGIVADSEAANDEGILSLTWRIAALTLAGLLTLCLILSFAFSRLIVRPLRRSIAVAEAIGAGDLSLEIAVKSGDEIGQLAGAMAAMADSMREVTALAQQIATGRLDVRIKERSGRDELMQALQAMASKLAEVTREVRLTATNLGAGSRQMSAGSQQMSRGAVEQAAAAEECSSSIEEMSANIRQNTDNALQTEKISAQAAASAREGGLAVTDTVSAMRQISGRILIIEEIARQTNLLALNAAIEAARAGEHGKGFAVVASEVRKLAERSQSAAADINALSTSSMAVAEHAGTLLERIVPDIERTAELVQEISAASREQDAGADQIGRAIQQLDLIIQQNVAVAEEVAGAAEELSLQSEQLESLTAFFVGVDETGTEDQTTYALPNLS; this is encoded by the coding sequence ATGAAAAACATGGGCATCACCGCAAAGTTCGTCGCCATCGTCTCGCTCGTCACCCTCCTTCTCCTCGGCGCCATCGCCGCTGGGGTCCTGGTGAGCGCCACCGCCCTGCAGAATCGCCAGACCGCGGCCTTCACCGACATTCTCCAGGGGGAACAGGCCCAGCAGGAAGTTCTGCTCCGGGAGAGTCTGGAGAAAAAGGGGCGCCTGGCAGCGGAACTGATGGCCCAGACGGCCGTCGGATTCATCTTCAACTACGACTACGACAGCCTTGCCCAGATCGCCGGCAACGCCCAGCGCGACGGCGATATCACCTCGGTGGTCTTTTTCGACAGGGACGGCAACCCCCTGACCCCCCAAGCCGAGGCCGCCGGGGGAGAGACCCTCATCCGCCAGCAGATCGTCTACCGGGGAGCGGACGCCGAAGAGACCCTCGGAGAAGTGGCCGTCTCCCTCGATTTCACCTCCGTGGCCGAGGCCAAGGAGAAGCTCGCCTCCCGCATCGCCGGAATCGTCGCCGACTCGGAGGCCGCCAACGACGAGGGGATACTTTCCCTGACCTGGCGCATCGCCGCCCTGACGCTTGCGGGGCTCTTGACCCTGTGTCTGATTCTCTCTTTTGCCTTTTCCCGTCTCATCGTCCGGCCGCTGCGGCGCTCCATCGCCGTGGCCGAGGCCATAGGCGCCGGGGATCTTTCCCTGGAGATCGCGGTCAAAAGCGGTGACGAAATCGGTCAGCTCGCCGGCGCCATGGCGGCCATGGCCGACTCGATGCGAGAAGTCACCGCCCTCGCCCAGCAGATCGCCACCGGGCGCCTCGATGTCCGCATCAAGGAGCGCTCCGGCCGGGACGAATTGATGCAGGCCCTGCAGGCCATGGCCTCCAAGCTCGCCGAGGTCACCCGGGAGGTCCGCCTGACCGCCACCAACCTCGGCGCCGGCAGCCGGCAGATGAGCGCCGGCTCGCAGCAGATGTCCCGGGGGGCGGTGGAACAGGCGGCCGCCGCCGAAGAGTGTTCTTCTTCCATCGAGGAGATGAGCGCCAACATCCGCCAGAATACCGACAACGCCCTGCAAACGGAAAAGATCTCCGCCCAGGCGGCAGCCAGCGCCCGGGAGGGGGGGCTCGCCGTTACCGATACCGTCTCTGCCATGCGGCAAATTTCCGGGCGCATCCTGATCATCGAAGAGATCGCGCGCCAGACCAATCTGCTGGCCCTCAACGCCGCCATCGAAGCGGCCCGGGCCGGGGAACACGGCAAGGGGTTTGCCGTGGTGGCCTCCGAGGTGCGCAAGCTCGCCGAAAGGAGCCAGAGCGCCGCCGCCGACATCAACGCCCTCTCCACCTCGAGCATGGCTGTCGCCGAACACGCCGGAACGCTTCTCGAGCGCATCGTCCCGGACATCGAACGGACCGCCGAACTGGTCCAGGAGATCTCGGCGGCGAGCCGGGAGCAGGACGCCGGCGCCGACCAGATCGGCCGGGCGATCCAGCAGCTCGACCTCATCATCCAGCAAAACGTCGCCGTCGCCGAAGAGGTGGCCGGCGCCGCCGAGGAACTCTCCCTGCAGTCGGAGCAGCTGGAATCCCTCACGGCTTTTTTCGTCGGCGTCGACGAAACAGGCACCGAGGACCAAACCACCTACGCTCTCCCCAACCTCTCCTGA
- a CDS encoding AAA family ATPase, producing MPLHKRDEILRVIDTLTGRYLQGKVRAIRLALITLLCGGHLLIEDIPGLGKTTLALALARALGLSFGRIQCTSDLLPSDITGLSIFDRDENRFRFVPGPIFNNILLVDEINRAMPRTQSALLEAMEEGRVTVEGHTYPLPDPFLVIATQNPAEQVGTYPLPESQLDRFLISTGVGYPPSDIEKGIIRNGSIRGEIRRIEALLTLDDIQEARQTVRESIYLSDKVVDYIYALMAASRSHAMILAGISTRGGINLADAARAMAFLEGRDYVIPEDVQHIAAPAAAHRLILQPEHEGLRKEELLCAIVRQLPVPLA from the coding sequence ATGCCCCTGCACAAACGCGATGAAATTCTCCGCGTCATCGACACCCTCACCGGGCGCTACCTGCAGGGGAAGGTGCGGGCCATCCGCCTGGCGCTGATCACCCTCCTGTGCGGCGGTCACCTCCTCATCGAGGACATCCCCGGCCTCGGCAAGACCACCCTCGCCCTGGCCCTGGCCCGGGCCCTCGGGCTCTCCTTCGGCCGCATCCAGTGCACCAGCGATCTCCTCCCCTCGGACATCACCGGCCTCTCCATCTTCGACCGCGACGAAAACCGCTTCCGCTTCGTTCCCGGGCCGATTTTCAACAATATTCTGCTCGTCGACGAGATCAACCGGGCCATGCCCCGGACCCAGAGCGCCCTCCTCGAGGCGATGGAGGAAGGTCGGGTGACGGTGGAGGGGCACACCTATCCTCTCCCCGACCCCTTTCTCGTCATCGCCACCCAGAACCCTGCGGAGCAGGTCGGAACCTATCCTCTCCCCGAGTCCCAGCTCGACCGCTTTCTGATCAGTACCGGCGTCGGCTATCCACCTTCGGACATCGAAAAAGGGATCATCCGCAACGGCAGCATCCGCGGGGAAATCCGGCGGATCGAGGCGCTTTTGACCCTCGACGACATCCAGGAGGCCCGCCAGACCGTGCGGGAATCGATCTATCTTTCCGACAAGGTCGTCGACTACATCTACGCGCTGATGGCCGCCAGCCGCTCCCACGCCATGATCCTGGCCGGAATCTCCACCCGGGGCGGGATCAATCTCGCCGACGCCGCCCGGGCCATGGCCTTTCTCGAAGGGCGGGATTACGTCATCCCCGAGGATGTGCAGCATATCGCCGCACCGGCGGCGGCCCACCGCCTCATCCTGCAGCCGGAACACGAGGGGCTGCGCAAGGAGGAGCTATTGTGCGCCATCGTCCGCCAGCTGCCGGTCCCCCTGGCCTGA
- a CDS encoding DUF58 domain-containing protein, with protein MRHRPPAAGPPGLKLTRAGVVYIALTLLLGFAAVNTGNNLIYLLVSALLGFMVVSGILGRENLRHLHLDLLLPDEIYDGIPTLVTLQLTNGRRRTPSFLLRVLIFDQAPLFVAIPRGETATTTVEVTFRGRGARPLEGLRLSSIFPINFFRRSVPLAKVPTVTVFPAPRPCPDRTAGGGVPRPGARPLFRPGLDGELARISDYSGAEPMKSIHWKLSARHDQLKVKKEDATEASPLLVDPDGLPGAGLEERLGCAAFLINRSCRAGRPVGLKLGGRIFEPSTGRPHKLRLLKELAGHGLD; from the coding sequence GTGCGCCATCGTCCGCCAGCTGCCGGTCCCCCTGGCCTGAAACTCACCCGAGCGGGGGTGGTCTACATCGCCCTCACCCTCCTCCTCGGCTTCGCCGCGGTGAACACCGGCAACAACCTCATCTACCTCCTCGTTTCGGCCCTCCTCGGCTTCATGGTCGTCTCGGGGATTCTCGGCCGGGAGAACCTGCGTCATCTGCACCTCGACCTCCTCCTGCCCGACGAGATCTACGACGGCATCCCCACCCTGGTCACGCTGCAATTGACCAACGGACGCCGCCGGACTCCTTCGTTTTTGCTCCGGGTCCTCATTTTCGACCAGGCCCCGCTCTTTGTGGCCATTCCCCGGGGGGAGACGGCGACCACGACCGTCGAAGTCACCTTCCGGGGGCGCGGCGCCAGGCCCCTGGAAGGTCTCCGCCTCTCCTCGATCTTCCCCATCAATTTTTTCCGCCGCTCCGTTCCCCTGGCAAAGGTGCCGACGGTCACCGTCTTTCCCGCGCCGCGCCCCTGCCCGGACCGGACCGCCGGAGGAGGCGTGCCGCGTCCGGGGGCGCGCCCCCTTTTCCGCCCCGGCCTCGACGGGGAGCTGGCGCGGATTTCCGACTACAGCGGCGCCGAACCGATGAAAAGCATCCACTGGAAGCTCTCGGCCCGCCACGATCAGCTCAAGGTCAAAAAAGAGGACGCCACGGAGGCCTCTCCCCTGCTCGTCGATCCCGACGGACTCCCGGGGGCCGGTCTCGAGGAGCGCCTGGGCTGCGCCGCCTTCCTGATCAACAGGAGCTGCCGCGCCGGGCGCCCCGTCGGCCTGAAACTCGGTGGCCGGATATTTGAGCCGTCCACCGGGCGCCCGCACAAACTGCGACTCCTCAAGGAACTGGCCGGACATGGTCTCGATTAG
- a CDS encoding transglutaminaseTgpA domain-containing protein, with protein MVSISTAIHTLCTLIALLGYALLVPYLDPAALLALPLALAAGIFGRVRGRTLLPAPAATLLSIAVFIFYASRISLAAVTGPVVNLLILLLSVRLAAEKKGRDYLQICVLALFALAASSLLSLSPVYFAALVAQVILVSVALVLLCFHNEAPALSLPRPLLRQVLTTALVLPLASLVLMFGFFVILPRTTHPLWNFLNPATGGTTGFSETVAPGTMADLAGDPSLAFRVQTEELPPEDLYWRGIVLDTLEGGVWSRGSEIPRRQERVAGGRLLEQVIFLEPKTDPFLPGLDLPVTIREIRSSGSGDAVFRATSPPRRRVRYRVLSRPGGVFESGSDSVRGIYLQLPEGISPRLRETARLLGRADESAAVKIARLEEFFAARHLTYATSDLPLSADPLDEFLFEKRRGYCEYFASSFALLLRLSGVPARLVGGYYGGTYNALGGYYAVAESRAHVWVEALDDAGRWVRHDPTRFADNPILFPGSREGRGVRALLDAAQFFWDRAIIGYDLDKQMELFGTANRSLRSLHFGEGSLGMFAWICGGILFVWGVVRGVPRLKATRGERLLRRYLQTVEKRFGKEAIRPGSGLEEIAGRTGDERCREFAAIYGGALYRDRPLEAEERRRLATLVRALRRRE; from the coding sequence ATGGTCTCGATTAGTACCGCCATTCATACCCTCTGCACCCTCATCGCCCTTCTCGGCTACGCCCTCCTCGTCCCCTATCTCGACCCTGCGGCCCTCCTGGCCCTCCCCCTGGCGCTTGCGGCGGGGATTTTCGGCAGGGTTCGGGGGCGCACCCTCCTGCCGGCGCCGGCCGCCACCCTTCTGTCCATCGCCGTCTTTATCTTCTACGCCAGCCGCATCTCCCTGGCCGCCGTCACCGGGCCGGTGGTCAACCTCCTGATCCTTCTCCTTTCGGTGCGCCTGGCGGCGGAGAAGAAGGGGCGGGATTACCTGCAGATCTGCGTCCTGGCGCTCTTCGCCCTGGCGGCCTCTTCACTCCTCTCCCTCTCCCCGGTCTATTTTGCCGCCCTGGTCGCCCAGGTGATCCTGGTCTCCGTCGCCCTGGTCCTCCTCTGCTTCCACAACGAAGCCCCGGCCCTCTCCCTCCCCCGCCCGTTGCTGCGGCAGGTCCTCACCACGGCCCTCGTCCTCCCCCTGGCCTCCCTCGTCCTCATGTTCGGTTTCTTCGTCATCCTCCCCCGCACCACCCACCCCCTGTGGAACTTTCTCAATCCCGCCACCGGCGGCACCACCGGATTTTCCGAAACCGTCGCCCCGGGGACGATGGCCGACCTCGCCGGCGACCCGTCCCTCGCCTTCCGCGTCCAGACCGAAGAACTGCCGCCGGAGGACCTCTACTGGCGGGGGATCGTTCTCGACACCCTGGAGGGAGGGGTCTGGAGTCGCGGTTCGGAGATCCCCCGCCGCCAGGAACGGGTGGCCGGCGGGCGGCTCCTGGAACAGGTCATCTTTCTCGAACCCAAAACCGACCCCTTTTTGCCCGGGCTCGACCTGCCGGTGACAATCCGAGAGATCCGCTCCAGCGGGTCGGGCGATGCCGTCTTCCGCGCCACGTCCCCCCCGAGGAGGCGGGTCCGCTACCGGGTCCTGTCGCGGCCGGGAGGAGTCTTCGAATCCGGCAGCGACAGCGTCCGGGGGATCTACCTGCAGCTTCCCGAGGGAATCTCGCCGCGCCTCAGGGAGACCGCCCGCCTCCTCGGCCGGGCGGACGAAAGCGCCGCAGTCAAGATCGCCCGCCTCGAAGAGTTCTTTGCCGCCCGGCACCTCACCTACGCCACCAGCGATCTCCCCCTCTCCGCCGACCCCCTCGACGAATTCCTCTTCGAAAAACGCCGCGGCTACTGCGAATACTTCGCCTCCTCCTTCGCCCTTTTGCTGCGCCTCTCCGGGGTGCCGGCGCGCCTCGTCGGAGGGTACTACGGCGGCACATACAACGCCCTGGGGGGGTACTACGCCGTCGCCGAGTCGAGAGCCCATGTCTGGGTGGAAGCCCTGGATGACGCAGGGCGCTGGGTGCGTCACGACCCGACCCGTTTTGCCGACAATCCCATCCTTTTCCCCGGCTCCCGGGAGGGGAGAGGGGTGCGCGCCCTCCTCGACGCCGCCCAGTTCTTCTGGGACCGGGCGATCATCGGCTACGACCTCGACAAGCAGATGGAACTCTTCGGCACGGCCAACCGCTCCCTGCGTTCCCTGCATTTCGGGGAGGGGAGTTTGGGAATGTTCGCCTGGATATGCGGAGGGATTCTTTTTGTCTGGGGGGTGGTCCGTGGGGTGCCGAGGCTGAAGGCGACCAGGGGAGAACGGCTGCTGAGAAGGTATCTGCAAACCGTCGAAAAACGATTCGGGAAGGAAGCGATTCGCCCCGGGTCGGGGCTGGAGGAGATTGCCGGGAGAACAGGGGACGAGCGCTGCCGGGAGTTTGCCGCCATCTACGGCGGCGCCCTCTATCGCGATCGTCCCCTGGAGGCGGAGGAGCGGCGGCGCCTGGCGACCCTGGTCAGGGCCCTGCGCCGCAGGGAGTAG
- the pcnB gene encoding polynucleotide adenylyltransferase PcnB, with amino-acid sequence MTDSETDQFPAANLPRVLPRAEHGISRKQIDDQTLKVLYRLHNNGFKAYLVGGGVRDLLLGRTPKDFDVGTDATPSQVKKLFRNCFLVGRRFRLAHIRFGQDGLVEVATFRRQAGPDDLPENPDDHFGFAENIFGTPQEDAFRRDFTINALFYNIEDFSIIDYVGGLDDLEARRLRVIGDPLVRFTEDPVRMLRALEFSARLAFTLDEEVREAIYRRAPLIAEAAPARIREEMMELFRHRVGGEVLRNAQATGLLPHLLAGFEGEEETFSLLEKVDARTASGKAIDEPFVLAALHLHRFRGACPAGEELTVADAVRIAGLVLAPHCNYFHIAHGVRHQARELLVGFYRLGRGRGMRGERRFLQHPAFRGALEFLALWSEATGEGVELVARWQEVPESGPSEGRPRGEEGKTPSKGRPRRRRRGPRRKGVAPAAPPESGE; translated from the coding sequence ATGACCGATTCCGAAACCGACCAATTCCCCGCGGCAAATCTCCCCCGGGTTCTTCCCCGCGCCGAGCATGGCATCTCCCGCAAGCAGATCGACGACCAGACCCTCAAGGTCCTCTATCGGCTGCACAACAACGGCTTCAAGGCCTATCTCGTCGGCGGAGGGGTGCGCGACCTCCTCCTCGGGCGCACCCCCAAGGATTTCGATGTCGGCACCGACGCGACGCCGAGCCAGGTCAAGAAGCTCTTCCGCAACTGTTTTCTCGTCGGCCGGCGCTTCCGCCTCGCCCACATCCGCTTCGGGCAGGATGGTCTGGTCGAGGTGGCCACTTTCCGGCGGCAGGCCGGACCCGACGACCTCCCGGAGAATCCCGACGACCACTTCGGCTTCGCCGAGAACATCTTCGGCACCCCGCAGGAGGACGCCTTCCGCCGGGACTTCACCATCAACGCCCTCTTCTACAACATCGAGGACTTCTCCATCATCGATTATGTCGGCGGCCTCGACGACCTGGAGGCGCGGCGGCTGCGGGTGATCGGCGATCCCCTGGTGCGCTTTACCGAGGATCCGGTGCGGATGCTGCGCGCCCTGGAGTTCTCCGCTCGCCTCGCCTTCACTCTCGATGAGGAAGTCCGGGAGGCGATCTACCGGCGCGCCCCCCTGATTGCCGAGGCGGCCCCGGCGCGGATCCGCGAAGAAATGATGGAACTCTTCCGCCACAGGGTGGGAGGGGAGGTGCTGCGCAATGCCCAGGCCACCGGACTCCTCCCTCATCTCCTGGCGGGGTTCGAGGGGGAGGAGGAGACCTTCTCCCTCCTCGAAAAAGTCGATGCCCGCACCGCCTCGGGGAAGGCGATCGACGAGCCCTTCGTTCTGGCGGCTCTCCACCTCCACCGTTTCCGCGGCGCCTGCCCGGCCGGCGAGGAGCTGACCGTCGCCGATGCGGTGCGCATCGCCGGGCTGGTGCTGGCACCCCACTGCAATTACTTCCATATCGCCCACGGTGTCCGCCATCAGGCCCGCGAGCTCCTGGTCGGTTTCTACCGTCTCGGTCGCGGCCGCGGGATGCGCGGCGAGCGCCGTTTTCTCCAGCACCCGGCCTTCCGCGGGGCTCTGGAGTTCCTGGCTCTGTGGAGCGAGGCGACGGGCGAGGGGGTGGAGCTTGTGGCCCGCTGGCAGGAGGTGCCGGAAAGCGGCCCCTCCGAAGGGCGCCCCAGGGGTGAGGAGGGAAAAACGCCGTCCAAGGGGCGTCCCCGTCGCCGCCGCCGCGGCCCGCGCCGCAAGGGAGTCGCTCCCGCAGCGCCCCCGGAGTCCGGAGAATGA
- the miaA gene encoding tRNA (adenosine(37)-N6)-dimethylallyltransferase MiaA: MVPNLLVVLGPTASGKTRLAVQLARAAGGEIVSADSRQVYCGMDLGTGKDLAEYGDTPCHLIDIVEPGHEFNVFEFQRRFFEAFADISDRKRLPVLVGGTGLYLDAVLRGYRLIEVPENPALRAELAGLEDEELLRRLGQLRPVTHNTTDLLDRDRLVRAIEIAVGQEGAAVGLPPLPVLHPLIFGLRWERPLLRRRITERLRQRLELGMLEEVAALHAGGVSWETLEFYGLEYRFAARFLKGELSRNDMFQQLNSAIHQFAKRQDTWFRRMERQGTEIHWLDGSGDPFGEAQRILSAAS, from the coding sequence ATGGTTCCGAATCTGCTCGTCGTTCTCGGCCCCACCGCCTCCGGCAAGACCCGCCTCGCCGTCCAGCTGGCACGGGCCGCCGGGGGAGAAATCGTCTCCGCCGACTCGCGCCAGGTCTATTGCGGCATGGACCTGGGGACCGGCAAGGACCTGGCCGAATACGGCGACACCCCCTGCCACCTTATCGATATCGTCGAACCGGGTCACGAATTCAACGTCTTCGAGTTCCAGCGCCGTTTTTTCGAGGCCTTCGCCGACATCTCGGACCGCAAACGCCTGCCGGTTCTGGTCGGCGGCACCGGGCTCTATCTCGACGCGGTGCTGCGCGGCTACCGGCTGATCGAAGTCCCCGAAAACCCGGCGTTGCGCGCCGAACTCGCCGGGCTCGAAGATGAGGAACTCCTGCGGCGCCTCGGGCAACTTCGCCCCGTCACCCATAACACCACCGATCTCCTCGACCGCGACCGGCTGGTCCGGGCCATCGAAATCGCCGTCGGTCAGGAGGGCGCGGCCGTAGGGCTCCCCCCCCTCCCCGTCCTGCATCCCCTGATCTTCGGCCTCCGCTGGGAGCGGCCCCTCCTGCGCCGCCGCATCACCGAGCGCCTCCGCCAGCGACTGGAGCTGGGAATGCTCGAAGAGGTGGCAGCTTTGCATGCCGGCGGAGTTTCCTGGGAAACCCTCGAGTTCTACGGCCTGGAATACCGCTTTGCCGCCCGGTTCCTCAAGGGGGAGCTGAGCCGCAACGACATGTTCCAGCAGCTCAACAGCGCCATCCACCAGTTCGCCAAGCGCCAGGACACCTGGTTCCGGCGCATGGAGCGGCAGGGGACCGAAATCCATTGGCTCGACGGTTCGGGCGATCCCTTCGGGGAGGCGCAGCGCATTCTGTCCGCGGCGTCCTGA
- a CDS encoding PilZ domain-containing protein gives MDQEQTPSPPAAQRKNLRSPLIVLKVTLDDGAKSFFGYSKNISRNGIFIGTVNPREPGSIFQVEMNLPAPIGQTVQCTCEVVWKRPFRKGSPYEPGMGLKFLDLPLPIAEAIDRWVVEQTGPS, from the coding sequence ATGGATCAAGAACAGACCCCCTCCCCTCCGGCGGCCCAGCGCAAAAACCTGCGGTCGCCGCTGATCGTTCTCAAGGTCACCCTCGACGACGGAGCCAAGTCCTTCTTCGGTTACAGCAAAAACATCAGTCGCAACGGCATATTCATCGGCACGGTCAATCCCCGGGAGCCGGGGAGTATATTTCAGGTGGAGATGAACCTGCCGGCCCCCATCGGCCAAACGGTTCAATGCACCTGCGAGGTCGTCTGGAAGCGCCCCTTTCGCAAGGGCTCCCCCTACGAGCCGGGAATGGGGCTCAAGTTCCTCGATCTCCCCCTCCCCATCGCCGAGGCCATCGACCGCTGGGTCGTGGAACAGACCGGCCCGAGTTAA
- a CDS encoding CHC2 zinc finger domain-containing protein: MTGERQEWDQEVSARHAVEKVATDLGLQKEGEHYFCPGCQPLGKGNPELAIKQGRFRCFACGAEGDVVGLVKLARHSDLQGAIAWLEKETGEKS; encoded by the coding sequence ATGACCGGAGAGCGGCAGGAGTGGGACCAGGAAGTGTCAGCGCGGCATGCGGTGGAGAAGGTCGCGACGGACCTGGGGCTGCAGAAGGAAGGGGAACACTACTTTTGTCCCGGCTGCCAGCCGCTGGGGAAAGGGAACCCCGAGTTGGCCATCAAGCAGGGGCGTTTCCGTTGCTTTGCCTGCGGGGCCGAGGGGGATGTGGTCGGGCTGGTGAAGCTGGCCCGGCACTCGGATCTGCAGGGTGCGATCGCCTGGCTGGAGAAGGAAACTGGGGAAAAAAGTTGA
- the cobO gene encoding cob(I)yrinic acid a,c-diamide adenosyltransferase, which produces MTAGTAKELKVRHLDPKKRQGLVVVITGDGKGKTTSALGMALRACGHDMRVGIVQFMKGDMYAGEWDGVKKIEGDIELLATGMGFVGLGGNSFSFEEHREAAQKALELVRARMAEKRYDLLILDEINNALKLGLLDLDQVLSLLSARPFELHLVLTGRDADPAVMEIADTVSEVREIKHAFRRKIEPQPGIDY; this is translated from the coding sequence ATGACGGCAGGAACGGCAAAGGAATTGAAGGTCAGGCACCTCGACCCCAAAAAACGCCAGGGGCTGGTGGTGGTGATCACCGGCGACGGCAAGGGGAAGACCACTTCCGCCCTGGGGATGGCCCTGCGCGCCTGCGGCCACGACATGCGCGTCGGCATCGTCCAGTTCATGAAGGGGGACATGTACGCCGGGGAGTGGGACGGGGTGAAGAAGATTGAAGGCGATATCGAACTCCTGGCCACGGGGATGGGGTTCGTCGGCCTCGGCGGCAACTCCTTCAGCTTCGAGGAGCACCGGGAGGCCGCCCAGAAGGCCCTGGAGCTGGTTCGCGCCCGGATGGCGGAGAAGCGTTACGACCTGCTGATCCTCGACGAAATCAACAACGCTCTGAAGCTGGGGCTTCTCGATCTCGATCAGGTCCTGTCTCTGCTTTCCGCCCGCCCCTTCGAACTCCACCTGGTTCTCACCGGCCGCGACGCCGACCCGGCGGTGATGGAGATCGCCGACACGGTCAGCGAAGTCCGGGAGATCAAGCACGCCTTTCGTCGCAAGATCGAGCCGCAGCCGGGGATCGACTACTGA
- a CDS encoding cytochrome P460 family protein: MPKLSRPLIVILITLAAFLVANLGACEKKEAAKAPPAKTEETVAQAGPACPDTNGQAVLQFITRDNPYLQWQQWPGKEPFYAGREPHGALLTTYVSPLAYYAIEDKSGTIPDTAMIVKENYTPEKVLAAVTVMYKRQGYNPEGGDWFWLKYTPDGAIAAEGKVADCIACHGQSKENDWLLTAPIR, encoded by the coding sequence ATGCCGAAACTTTCCCGTCCCCTGATCGTCATCCTGATCACCCTGGCCGCCTTCCTCGTCGCCAATCTCGGGGCCTGCGAAAAAAAGGAGGCCGCCAAGGCTCCCCCGGCCAAGACCGAAGAGACCGTCGCCCAGGCGGGACCGGCCTGCCCCGACACCAACGGTCAGGCGGTCCTGCAGTTCATCACCCGCGACAACCCCTACCTCCAGTGGCAGCAGTGGCCGGGCAAGGAGCCCTTCTATGCCGGGCGTGAGCCGCACGGCGCCCTCCTCACCACCTACGTCTCCCCCCTGGCCTACTACGCCATCGAGGACAAGTCCGGAACGATCCCCGACACGGCGATGATCGTCAAGGAAAACTACACCCCCGAAAAGGTTCTCGCCGCCGTCACCGTCATGTACAAACGCCAGGGGTACAATCCCGAAGGAGGGGACTGGTTCTGGCTCAAGTATACCCCCGACGGCGCCATCGCCGCCGAGGGGAAGGTCGCCGACTGCATCGCCTGTCACGGCCAGAGCAAGGAGAACGACTGGCTCCTGACCGCGCCGATACGCTGA